The Pleuronectes platessa chromosome 11, fPlePla1.1, whole genome shotgun sequence genome includes a window with the following:
- the mboat2a gene encoding lysophospholipid acyltransferase 2 isoform X1 yields MATQTAAPCTGSTLLQPISEIINLPVDQVNFVACQLFALLMAVWFRLYLHPSKTSPFIRHVVATLLGFYLALFCFGWYSLHFLVQSGLSYSVMVFAGLEHMHKYCFIVTLGYLIVCQVTRVYVFDYGMYSADFTGPMMVITQKITSLAFEIHDGMTKREGQLTPSQKYLAISRMPSLLEYLSYNCNFMGILAGPTCSYNDYMAFIEGTCYQPRHQENANGKENGKYKQSEPSPKNDVISKLCTCAISLGIYLSLCNLIPVEYSINDEFVRTTPFYLQVIYLYVAMLALRPKYYFVWTLADAINNAAGFGFNGYNKDGSPRWDMISNLRILDIEFATSFKMFLDNWNIQTSLWLKRVCYERFPINPTAATFLLSAMWHGVYPGYYLTFLTGIGMTMAARAVRHNIRPYFLVSDSYKCIYDVITWAWTQVAISYTVVPFVLLTVAPSLKFYRSCYFCLHFLCLLVVLALPVRSRRRQAKEQKDGLQDNQVEHNSTDNNCNQKAKAT; encoded by the exons GTTAACTTTGTGGCGTGTCAGCTCTTTGCCCTGCTGATGGCTGTGTGGTTTCGGCTCTACCTCCACCCCAGTAAGACCAGTCCATTCATCCGACATGTGGTGGCCACTCTGCTGGGCTTCTACTTAGCGCTCTTCTGCTTTGGCTG GTATTCCCTCCACTTCCTGGTGCAGAGCGGCCTCTCCTACAGCGTCATGGTGTTCGCTGGCCTGGAGCACATGCACAA GTACTGCTTCATTGTGACGCTGGGCTATCTGATAGTGTGTCAGGTCACACGAGTCTACGTGTTTGACTACGGCATGTACTCTGCAGATTTTACAGG GCCCATGATGGTTATCACGCAGAAGATCACCAGCTTGGCGTTTGAAATCCATGACG gAATGACCAAGCGAGAGGGGCAGCTGACTCCCAGTCAGAAATACCTTGCTATCAG TCGGATGCCCAGCTTGCTGGAGTACCTGAGCTACAACTGTAACTTCATGGGCATCCTGGCTGGGCCCACCTGCTCCTACAACGACTACATGGCTTTTATCGAAGGCACCTGCTACCAGCCACGTCACCAGGAGAACGCCAACGGCAAGGAGAACGGGAAGTACAAGCAGAGTGAACCCTCACCCAAG AATGACGTCATCTCCAAGCTGTGCACGTGTGCCATCTCGCTGGGCATCTATTTGTCCCTGTGCAATCTGATCCCGGTGGAGTACTCCATAAACGACGAATTTGTCCGCACCACGCCGTTCTATCTTCAGGTCATCTACCTTTACGTGGCCATGCTGGCACTGAGGCCGAAGTACTACTTCGTCTGGACACTCG ctgatGCTATCAACAACGCAGCCGGATTCGGCTTCAATGGATACAACAAAGATGGCTCCCCACGGTGGGACATGATATCAAATCTCAGGATTCTGGACATTGAG TTTGCCACAAGTTTCAAGATGTTCCTAGACAACTGGAATATCCAGACATCTCTTTGGCTCAAAAG GGTGTGCTACGAGCGCTTTCCCATTAACCCCACTGCCGCCACCTTCCTGCTGTCGGCCATGTGGCACGGGGTTTACCCCGGCTACTATCTGACCTTCCTCACCGGCATCGGCATGACGATGGCAGCACGTGCA gtaaGGCACAACATCAGACCATACTTCCTGGTCTCTGACTCGTACAAGTGCATCTATGATGTCATCACATGGGCGTGGACTCAGGTCGCCATTAGCTACACAGTGGTGCCATTCGTCCTACTCACCGTGGCACCCTCACTCAAATTCTACAG GTCCTGCTATTTCTGCTTACACTTCCTGTGTCTGCTGGTGGTCCTGGCCCTGCCCGTCAGATCGAGACGCCGGCAGGCCAAGGAGCAGAAGGACGGCCTACAGGACAACCAGGTGGAGCACAACAGCACAGACAACAACTGCAACCAGAAAGCCAAAGCCACATGA
- the mboat2a gene encoding lysophospholipid acyltransferase 2 isoform X2, whose protein sequence is MAVWFRLYLHPSKTSPFIRHVVATLLGFYLALFCFGWYSLHFLVQSGLSYSVMVFAGLEHMHKYCFIVTLGYLIVCQVTRVYVFDYGMYSADFTGPMMVITQKITSLAFEIHDGMTKREGQLTPSQKYLAISRMPSLLEYLSYNCNFMGILAGPTCSYNDYMAFIEGTCYQPRHQENANGKENGKYKQSEPSPKNDVISKLCTCAISLGIYLSLCNLIPVEYSINDEFVRTTPFYLQVIYLYVAMLALRPKYYFVWTLADAINNAAGFGFNGYNKDGSPRWDMISNLRILDIEFATSFKMFLDNWNIQTSLWLKRVCYERFPINPTAATFLLSAMWHGVYPGYYLTFLTGIGMTMAARAVRHNIRPYFLVSDSYKCIYDVITWAWTQVAISYTVVPFVLLTVAPSLKFYRSCYFCLHFLCLLVVLALPVRSRRRQAKEQKDGLQDNQVEHNSTDNNCNQKAKAT, encoded by the exons ATGGCTGTGTGGTTTCGGCTCTACCTCCACCCCAGTAAGACCAGTCCATTCATCCGACATGTGGTGGCCACTCTGCTGGGCTTCTACTTAGCGCTCTTCTGCTTTGGCTG GTATTCCCTCCACTTCCTGGTGCAGAGCGGCCTCTCCTACAGCGTCATGGTGTTCGCTGGCCTGGAGCACATGCACAA GTACTGCTTCATTGTGACGCTGGGCTATCTGATAGTGTGTCAGGTCACACGAGTCTACGTGTTTGACTACGGCATGTACTCTGCAGATTTTACAGG GCCCATGATGGTTATCACGCAGAAGATCACCAGCTTGGCGTTTGAAATCCATGACG gAATGACCAAGCGAGAGGGGCAGCTGACTCCCAGTCAGAAATACCTTGCTATCAG TCGGATGCCCAGCTTGCTGGAGTACCTGAGCTACAACTGTAACTTCATGGGCATCCTGGCTGGGCCCACCTGCTCCTACAACGACTACATGGCTTTTATCGAAGGCACCTGCTACCAGCCACGTCACCAGGAGAACGCCAACGGCAAGGAGAACGGGAAGTACAAGCAGAGTGAACCCTCACCCAAG AATGACGTCATCTCCAAGCTGTGCACGTGTGCCATCTCGCTGGGCATCTATTTGTCCCTGTGCAATCTGATCCCGGTGGAGTACTCCATAAACGACGAATTTGTCCGCACCACGCCGTTCTATCTTCAGGTCATCTACCTTTACGTGGCCATGCTGGCACTGAGGCCGAAGTACTACTTCGTCTGGACACTCG ctgatGCTATCAACAACGCAGCCGGATTCGGCTTCAATGGATACAACAAAGATGGCTCCCCACGGTGGGACATGATATCAAATCTCAGGATTCTGGACATTGAG TTTGCCACAAGTTTCAAGATGTTCCTAGACAACTGGAATATCCAGACATCTCTTTGGCTCAAAAG GGTGTGCTACGAGCGCTTTCCCATTAACCCCACTGCCGCCACCTTCCTGCTGTCGGCCATGTGGCACGGGGTTTACCCCGGCTACTATCTGACCTTCCTCACCGGCATCGGCATGACGATGGCAGCACGTGCA gtaaGGCACAACATCAGACCATACTTCCTGGTCTCTGACTCGTACAAGTGCATCTATGATGTCATCACATGGGCGTGGACTCAGGTCGCCATTAGCTACACAGTGGTGCCATTCGTCCTACTCACCGTGGCACCCTCACTCAAATTCTACAG GTCCTGCTATTTCTGCTTACACTTCCTGTGTCTGCTGGTGGTCCTGGCCCTGCCCGTCAGATCGAGACGCCGGCAGGCCAAGGAGCAGAAGGACGGCCTACAGGACAACCAGGTGGAGCACAACAGCACAGACAACAACTGCAACCAGAAAGCCAAAGCCACATGA